In Gammaproteobacteria bacterium, the genomic stretch ATGGCGGTGCGTTGTTTTTCACCCTGTGACAGGGTGTTGACGCGGCGCTTCAGTTTATCCCAGATGCCCATCGCCTTGGCGAGCTCTGCCGCGCGTACACGTACCTCGCGATTCAGCTTCAGCGCTGTGGTAATCCGGTACGGGTGCAAGATATTGTCCAGGACGTTGAGATAATCGAGCAATTCGAAGTCCTGAAACACGAATCCCATGGTCGTGATACGGACATCACGGCGTTGCGAATCGCT encodes the following:
- a CDS encoding ATP-binding cassette domain-containing protein, coding for SDSQRRDVRITTMGFVFQDFELLDYLNVLDNILHPYRITTALKLNREVRVRAAELAKAMGIWDKLKRRVNTLSQGEKQRTAICRAPLYSPW